ATTAACCATGTCACACTGGCGTTTCACCCAAGGAATAGTATAAACTTTGTTAGCCTCCAAACTGGAGAGTTTCCACCAACACAGATGAGCCACAAACAGAGATGTGAGTCTCACCAGAATAAGATAGCATCAAATTTAGTGACTTGAATGAACGAGCCAAACCGCAAAGTCATATTACAATCACACAACATACCTCCACTAGggaataaacaaacaaccagTGGAAGACAGAGGCTAACGGAATGGATATTGGCAGAAAACAGCATGTGTAGAACTGAAGTGAGCCTGTTGATTATGTAAGCAATATGACACAACTAATTTTTCTTCACTTGAAGCAGTAGGCCTCTCTGTGCAGCCACATGTCTCTGCTTGTGGAtgatgttgtgtgttgttgggTTCCAGAGTGCAGGAGGACCATCCCATTATGTCCTTCACTGTTTCCAAGAATGGAAGGTTAGCTCTGCTCAATGTCGCCACCCAGGTGAGCAGCTTTTTACTTCCTCACATTTCACACCACAACAtgctttcctttcattttaacTTCAGCTAGTTGCTGCCAGATTTTGGATTTTGGtatctgctttgtgtttgtagGGAGTGCACCTATGGGACCTGCAGGACCGGGTGCTGGTTAGGAAGTACCAAGGGGTGACCCAGGGCTTCTACACCATCCACTCCTGCTTTGGAGGGCACAATGAAGACTTCATTGCTAGTGGCAGTGAAGGCAAGACAACATGACATAACAGAGTTAACAGAGTTATCTACATTAGCTGACAATCTGACATGAGTCTGGTTCTTCAAAGCTGGTTTCAAATTCATCTGGAAGTCCTTAAACCCAAACCTGCTAAAGTGCAGCTTATTGACAATTAGCAGGATCATGACCTTGATGTTCTAGATACAAGCTCATTTTCAGatacaaatgtcttgttttcttatatttataatgaaagaatgttgatatatttatgATTTTAGATGAGAAAATACAGGTTATTGATAAATCATTATGATCAGCCGGTGTAATTATCACAATTAAATTTTATAATGAAGTTACCTTTACTTATACATTTACgtatacaacaaaataaaagtttttgcACTAAAAAAGTACCAATCCAACATTGTTTGttgaagataaataaataaatgattaaccACAGAACTTGCATTGCCACTTTGTGCTCCACAGTGTTTCTATTGTGGCCACACTtttcatcactgttaaacaatcaGATATTACCAGTCAGTGTGGTCAGACTGCCAGTGATGCTGGGTGTGAGATTAGTACGGCTCTCCTCATTGAACATACAAGAGACTTTTAGGTGATAATCACATGTCTGTTATGAAAATTAAACCTTAGTAAAACATCCCAAAGAGCAGCTATAATTGCTTTAACATGTTTCAGCAAAGTGAGCTTTATAGTTAATCACTTAAAAGGTTTTAGtgtttcaaatgtcaaatgaaatGTCATATGTTCTACCTCAGCTGCTCTTTCAACAGTCAGAATCTTTAAGTTAAATTTAGGTCTTTTGTTCAGAGCATCCCAAACTACATTTGGACTTATTCCTTTTTAGTGCACAAACTTTTATTTAGTTGTATCATCTTTGAGTATAGGTAACTCTTCATTTATTTGTGATAATTACACCAATAGATCACAATGCTTTATCAATAACCTGTATTTTCTCATCCAAAATcataattaaatcaatattattttattataaatctGAGAAAGCAAGACATATCTGATCTTTGTGATGATCCAGCTAACTGTCAATAAGCTGCACTATAGCAGGTTTgggctttttatttatttatttgacagggatTGACAGGGATGATACATCAGGCAttgttacatttaaataaaatgcaaccgATGCAATATATGTAGGACGTAGCCGTAGCTAATTTGCAGTCCTTGTCCCTGGTTAGGCTATAATACAACACTCAGACAAAGGccaggcaagtttatttatatagcacatttcagcaacatgGCAATTCAAGATGCTTTACATACATAAAAGCATCGAGacagtgcaaaagaaacacgTTATAAAAGgacacttaaatacaatttaaaaatataaattcaatactatctcactggaaagaaatcaaaaatgtcagtaaaataacaatattcctgacatcaaaataccgagtgaagtttagaaagaatgaagaatgaACATCAGTCACTATCAAACCtttctcctgtcctcctccctctgagcacgtttagcagagcagcatcaGCGAGAGCTCcctgtgtctacacaggaggcattcaggtacagtgttgagcgtaggtcacctgcattttggaagtgctcagagcccaatacgcatattttaatgtagttttgtgtataaaacaggaaaataaacttgacttgactaaactgtgaaaatacaggaaaaacCTGAAGtctgatgttgatgttgatgatgaagacAACAAACGACAATAAGAACAATGTCTGAAAACGCTGATTTAAGAACAACAAATGGGAAAGAAAGTATGTATGCTGTATAAACCCATTTATCTCAGTGTTCActgatttaaagttttaagtACTAAAGCAACACCATGGCTTCAACCAAGGCAAATCTGTTcaattctttttatttctgatgGCAGGGTATTCCATATCTGTGGACCTTTAACTGGAAAAGAGGATTGAccaaatgttgttttgtattgtgCTGGTTTGCAGTCTCCACTAACTGCTCCCCTCGTAGTGCTTTATATTTGAAAATCATTTGATTGAATAGTTGTGGTGCAAGGCCATTCACACacttaaaaatcaattttataaATGAGAGATTTATAAAAGTCTCAAAGAGAATTCTCAGCTTTGGAAAAGCAAAAAATCCAGACTCATGTAATATCATCAACTCTCTAATCTGGATAACCTGATTATCTGTGTACGCTGTTGTGAACTGTGATGacaaccctgatgacatcactattacatcatcaggattattttctcagataTGACAAAACTCTTCTAGAGCCACAGAAGGCACAGAAAGTGTTGACAGGCTGAGTACTAACCATGATGAGTAAACAAATGTTCATGTGTAAGTTTGGTTGAACTAAATAAACCAGCAGATAAAAGTTTTCTGTCTCCTCACAGACCACAAAGTTTACATCTGGCACCGGCGCAGTGAGTTGCCCATTGCAGAGCTGACTGGTCACACCCGCACAGTCAACTGTGTGAGCTGGAACCCCGTCCTGCCCGGTCTGCTGGCCAGCGCCTCCGACGATGGGACAGTCCGAATCTGGGGACCCGCCCCCTTCCTGGATATCCAGGACTCAGAGGGGCTCAATGGTGAGTAGATGAAAACTGTGCTTAGTTGTCTATGAAAGATTTAAAAGACAGACAAGCCACTCCTTAGAAATCTGCAGGTCATCAGAGTAAGAAATTAAAGTAATATTTGTCAATCACTGATCATCAGGTTCTTTAACACTCTCAAGTATGGTGTGAAACTTGGAATTTTTCTGGGGCACACTTAGTACTGACTGACCACATTTTGTGCAATCTGTTGCCTGCCTGCTCTGAACAGGTTAATACCTCAGTGCACACGGCTCAGCTGTATTTATTTCCATCACTTTATTTGATGACAGCGCACCCACATAAACCTcttcaaaatcacaaatacCGCTTCATTCATATTTTGCTTGTCTGTTTCACTCCCGTTTTACATCCTTCAACTGGCTGAAATATGATCGCACAGAAAAAACTACACCAGTTTTATTCCGGTTAGGAGACAGAATAAAGATTAATGAGCGATACTTCTATCATTGTCTCTTCTTGTCCTGTCAGAATGTTGCAGCATGGACAGCTGatgatctgctgctgctgtgaacCTGAGGAGCATTAAGACTCTGTAGACACTTGAATGGATAAAGCAAGGAAAGTTATGGTGATTGGACAGCTACTTCCTGGAGGCGGGGCTGGCGGCTGCTGTGTATCAGGTCATCACAACACAGAGATGTCAGACTCCATCAAATTATTGAAAGTATGGCCGGCCAGGTGACGCTGGACTCCAGGACCTCCAGGATCTGACACACCATCTCTTCCTGTCCGGACCCATACGCTCACCTCCATCCAGGAGCACCCACCTCCTCTTATTTATTATCAGCCACATAATTTATTCATGAGTAGTTCACTGGGCTCTAGGCTGTGATGTAGCAGCACCTGGTGGTGGGTGTGTGTTCTGGTAGTTGTCTCCAGTCCTGCATCTGAGCTGCTCACATGAAGCTTCAaactcttttcctctttcactcCTGGAACCTTTTAAGAGATTTTACCTGCAGGAACATTTGATGGATGTAACACCCACTTGAAGAGAATCTTTTAAATTCAAAATTCTACattatattgtctttttttaaaaaaaatacagaatagatttcctggttttgttttctttcaccttTCCTGCTTATAGCCAGAGAAAGAATATTATTTGATGAGCATGTTGCATAGGATTGCACAGGATGATGTGTTTGATGGCTAACTGATGTTTTACGCCCTCACTATACCTGTTAAAATACATCAAGTGGTGAGCTGCCTTGTGAGAATACACAGCAGCTGATGTGTGGACAGGTAACCCTTTTCTCTGTATATGGTTTATCTGAGTGTAGTTTCCTTCATGCCTTCATTGAGGACTTCctgtttattttgctgttaacaGCTTTGCTCTGGCTTCACTATTTGCTCTTTATTTCCGAATCATTGTTTGATTGCAACCTGTTGACATCTCACCCTGCGTACAAACAGAAGTTTtcatatacatttattttggtttggtttagttgTTACATGTTTCTAAGTTGTATTTATCACTGTGTTATCTTTTTATTCACTACAAATGGAACTGTAACATTTAAAGAGACACTCCCTGATTCCTTACTGCACCCGATAGCACTCCCTAATCCCCATATATTCCCCAGCTCAACAGTGAACTGTTTTAAAAAGATGAGGCTGGTTTACTCTATATgtgtcttattgtcaacaaacctcatgaaaacaccaaaaccaacaatataaTAGTCCTTCTCTCACTACTTTCTAACTTAACTACACTCTTTGGCAAAAAAGCCCCAAACCCATTGGTTCAGAGTCAAGatgtaaatctaaaaaaaaaacagaaacacattttttaaaagtctcagtaatttcctaaaacagctggtcactgtaagTTTTAGCAAACGTTAACCAAATAGGAGGAAATAgtacatttgttggggactattttcagcagtggatgaatccacatttggtgttctagtgagtatttctggcagcaggacggtgtgtgtgggattgagtcaaaataaactacagtgtgtgttcatggtaatgaaggaacatgtcatccagtgcaacagtgtgactcactgatgtgtttttaatactttttggacaacagtggagttCTATGACACAGGAAgaagatacatcaggctttgatacacagaCATTACTTGTTAGTAGACCATTTCATCGTTGGTTGAGTCTGCACTTGAGATATgttgactgtaaaaaaaaatatagcatATCACCAGACTTACCCTTTAAGTTTCGACACATCACCAGTGAGCTGAGAGGACACACAGTAACAAAATGATGGAGTGTATCTTTAACAATCAGTGTGTAACACATTTGTACACAAATGTAACATAAAGTTATGAAGAACTTGTACAAAGTGTTTCCTTTCAGAGTCAAAAGAACAATCTTGACTGATCCGATGTTCTCTGTAATATGTGCTGTATATTTGTATGTTATGGCATGTATTATGAGGCTGTGTACAAATGACAATTGTTCAGGGTTCCCATGCCTGTTTTTTACTGTCAAATTCAAGAAGGTTTCAGCTGCTCTTTCAGACTGTCATACCAAACTTTCTTGACTGCACTGCTGTTGTAATATAAAtcagcacatttacattttttaaaaaaaaaattgttctgAGATTTATTTACTACAATGCAGCCGAAATTGCATTTCAGCCTGcttatttttgtgacattttaccAAACTGCTTCTACAGATTctgtttaaagtttatttaaatgaaaaattgtcCAAAACATTTACAGTTGTGGAAGATAACTGCAGCAGTGTCAGGACTGTGGGAACCCTGTTAATCTGCCCAGACACCATCACAGCCATCATCAGCTTCAACTCTTCCATCACAGAACACACACTAGTGGTACACAACAATagatgtctctctctctctctctctctctctctctctctctctctctctctctctctctctctctctctctctctctctctctctctctctctctctctctctctctctctctcactctctcaatctctcactctctcactctctctctcactcacacacacacacacacacttgagtcAATTACAGATGTGTTGTTCTAGTCTCTGCTTCAGCAAATTTCTTTGTTTATTCTGAGTATTTCAGGCTTCTGTTCTCTTCTTGCTGTAAGAAGCCAAAGTAGGAACTTTGTTTGCTTGCAGGCGATTTCTGCCAGAaaccattttacattttaaatgtgttattacaAAAAGTGATTGTACTGTTCTGTATTGTTCTGTAGGAGAAGTGTTATGTATGCATATTTTGAATAAAGCATTCAGGGTTTTAAAGCATCATTTACTTTTTAATGTCTCGCAATTGATCTGTACTTAAAACAGTGTTTCTTTCATGTGTCACCAGTGTGTCAACGAGCACCAGGGCCCCATTCATCATGACCCTAACATGTCAGTCAGctattcttatttatttcttgCATGGGACAGTGTGCcgtttgaaacattaaagatgcactgcaccagagttagcttgaagctaatttgcatctgtagacaaaaaacatacaacagcacaacaacaaacagtaaaaagaaaaaacccacacagaacacaccatacaaaatacaaagctacacacaacacatcacatacacccacaatgtcaattagaaatgaTGTAAACTagcacacagctgattggtctttagtacatGTTTCAGTCTTGTCTTGAATGCATTGATAGAACTACTGAGTTGACTACAGAGAAAGCTGATTGCCCAAATGCATGTGATGAAATGGTATGATACAACCTTtttatagaggatattctggaggacctaatagaacttactgagtgaGTATGCACAAAGTCACAttgtggaggaggggccaaaccatataaaattttataaactaggcacaaatttgagaataatctaaaattctcagctcagtaaattgtatttctctagtaccctacagtgatggaaatgcattggctttttgtccagagtttttaaagtttgatgtgatgcaataagacatatgagaaagaatcatagcatgcataaatatcttggctgcgtccaaagagaaACAGTTTCTAATACGTCTAacatttgctaagttgtactttatggttttaaccatttttttaatgtgtttcttcaAGTTCTAATTTGGATCCAATGTCACagcaagatatttaaaatccgtaactatgtcaattttttcaccttttatgaaaatatcaatattaggaggttgtaccatagtcttagagaaaaacataccctttgtctAAAATGATCCTGTTCATTTTCACCCATCTAACTAACACAAGGAGGATTTATTTGCTCATCTCTGTGCAGTTATATTCGGAAAAAAGTGTgctcacattttaaaataaaggcaaaaataatataaaaagtcATAATTGAGAGTGGTATGTAGAGTCAAAGCACATTTTTACTGCAGCTGCCCAGGATAAGATCATTTTAATGCTGTGTTTCAGGCAGGCAGACGGTAGAGGGCAAACTGGAGATCATTTTACTGGACAAGAGCAGGATGGTAAAATTAGGTGAGAAGGCAGAATACTTGCAACAGTAACAGTATGCCatcaaaagttaaaatattttaactttttgccTACCTCCATGGTGGAATTTACAACTGGATGTATGTAGCTCCCTCATACAAGCAAATCTACAAGACAtacccacttggttaggtttaggcatgagcagtgagatggttagggttaggggtcacGGGGCATGTGTcgtgtgtgtcatgtagtaaagtgggtgtgtcgtgtagGTCTGCCAGACTGCAGATAGACCCTTCTCTCTCCACACAAGGAGGAAACATGGACGACGAGAAGTTAACACCCAGAATTATACAATCAGAGCTTGAAATCCAATCGAGGATTTTAGGAGTTTTGGAGGGAATTCAACATTCATTTTAAGTTTGCAATAGAATATTAAGAGAAATCTGCATTTTGTAGCTACATGCATTACCAGCATAATTACATCAAATAATagacacaaaataattttatttattatattttattccattccTTGTAAACAATACAACATAACCACAGCAATATAATATCATGCGTGTTTCGTTTTCCCTTGCCGTCCAAAAGGTATTCCGTCTGCCGTCTGCCTGAATCTATGTGAACGCAGCATAAGGCCAGAAATGTTCTATGTTTTATGAACTAATCTCATGTGCAGACACATTAACAATGaattgatacacacacaatacttgttagtagatcaaaGCCtgattgttgtccaaaaactattaaaaatacaagtcacactgttgcacttggtgacatgttccttcattaacatgaacacacacacactgtagtttatcttgacacacacacacacacacaccatcctgctacAAGAAACTGGAGGACCAAGTGTAGAtttatctgctgctgaaaatagtccctaacaaaTTCACTATTTCCTTCTGTTTGAATCACTAATAACTAATATGTTAAACTACATTTACCAGCTGTTGAGAGAAATtattgagcctttttttttcaaaaatgaagcaaaatatTTGTGAGTGAATGAGAGCTTTCTAAAGATTttcatcttcagtaggaaccaatgagcTTAGAGCAGAGAATCCCAGACAGGGTAGAGAAGTCAGACAGTACTGAAAGACAAAcgaacacattgttggtttgggttttttatgggatttgttgaaaataacaaaactgtgGAAACAGAAAAGATTGATCCTTCAAATCTGAGGAAACATtctatttataaaatgaaaccCTGTTAAAACCTCCCACAGAGCAGATGAAAGGATCTCTAGATGACCACTTCCTTCCTTTCACAGTTCACTAATCATTCATCAATAAACAATCTATTACTTTTGATTATTGCCATTATATACAGGAACTCACCATGATGCCATAATGAAATGTTATATGAATTGTATATTAATATGTTAATGAATCTTGAATTAACAGAAACTTTTAGTTCTTTCTCTTTGGTgtactgatttttattttattgtttattttaccaTGTAATGGTACATAACTCTTCATTGTGAAAATTGTGATAATAGTGATATTTACATGCACCAACAGATCTTGAtaaattttcaatttttatttaatgtaaaatcagtCATATCAACATTCTGTGAGGATTCGTATCTGATGTGACTTCCATATTTCAAGTCTCTTACTCTACATATACAGTCAGCAGTCTCTACACAAGTTCTTCAAAACTATTGAAGACTCATCTTTTTAAActgactgctgtgtgtgtgatgtgtaatgatcatatgtttttactctatgtatgtttttatggtcttattttcaactcttattcctgtgaagcactttgtgaatttcatttctgtgaaagatactatactaaataaacttataattattattattattattattattattattactgttaccAGTAAGTTGCACTTTTGCAAGTCTGAGTTTAGTGacttgttgctatgacaacagctCCAGATGAAGGAGCTAGATCCAGGTGTGCTTTAGAGAAGTGATAAATCCAGCCTTGTGTGAAGTCAGTGACTCTGTGAGAAACTTTGAAGCCTATTGTGTGAACTATTTACATCCAAAATTCatcatattaaatgttcattttttaactGATTGTCCGTCTCAAAAAGATCAACAACAGGAGCTAAAAGGAGCTGATGATCAAAATATTCTCTTCATatctttctgatgttttattaagTTTGCacaattatttattcaattCATTTTAGAGAACGGATTTTTATTTAAGTGAAACTTAATTTCACGattgaaataaagacaaaacgACTTCactttcagatttatttatgaAACTCCACATCTCtcaaaaaagaaacttaaaactGCATCAGACAGTTTAGTGTGAATCAGACATGAATGGAATCACCAGCAGCCCTCTTTAGTTTACTGAAGAGAGAAATGGCTCCAGAATATCTGCACATACAGCTCACAGTAGAGGCTTTTCATAACACAGAGCAGTCTATACATTTCACCAAATAAAGAGGAGTGCGCACACATCCGTCATCCCAGTGAGAAGCTGAGACAACTCCTGATGCAGGGAACTTTCAAAAAAACAGGGAATGTCAGACTTCAACAACATCAGTGCGTGATGACTGAGGTCAAATCCAAACTGCCACTCGTACAGTAATAACATCAATTATTTCCAGACTGAACAGAACAACATATTTATGGCGAAACACTTTGACCCGGAGTTCAAACATCATCCAGCTCTGTGATGTGACATCCTTCCAGCACGACAGACAGGAGACTTTGGCGCAGATACGGTGAGAGAGggctgatctgtgtgtgtgtgtgtgtgtgtgtgtgtgtgtgagttgtaGTGTGATTGTCATTCATTCTGCCCACagtggtgcagcagcagcacatcacAGAGACTGACCAGTTTAGTAATGAACACACATAGACTCATAGTTAGTTAGATCTGCCTGTATATTAATCAGCGTTACTGATGGAGTGTAATACTGGATGTCTGGTAGGGTATGTATGCATAAAAAGTCTCAGAACAGGATTAGTGATCTAATCTTTTAACTACACTTCAATACCATCACAAAGCAAATATCTTCCACATCTGTTTTGTTACTTCTGGATGGTGAGAACGTGAGGACCAGACACCTGATCACAGCACCAAGACTACAGCTGCCAGATGACGTGCACGTACGCTCAGTGCTTGTGAGAGATGAGTTCATTATctaaaaaaacaagacactaaaaaaaaaatagacaactATTTTCACACCACTATATACCGGATTCATGAATCTCATCATATGGATTGAGATGATAATATGTCTGCTAAGAACTTAGAATTGACACTGTTAAGTTACTTCACTTGTGGAAGAAGAAAAGGcacaagtgggaaaaaaaataaagtagaaaGTGATGGCTGAGTAGGTGATTACAGAGGTCATTACAGAGGCTTCGGTCTGATTCTTGTCAATAAAAAGCCAAAATCAAACAGCTGAAGACTAAACAGTCCACTGTGTGTTGAACCGTGCATCATGAACAGGTTGATAAACTGATGGCAGGAGCCAAACACGGAGCTACATGTTTCACTATCTGACAGAACGCCAGCTGATAAGAAGACTATACTGTACCTGCAGGGTTTAATACAGATTCACCTGCTCCACTctacaagctgctgctgcaagTAAATCAACTACAGCCCAAACATCTTCCAGTTGTTAAACTGAAAGGTTTTGGGATCTTGAGAATTGGCAAAGTGTTTTAGGTACTAAACATAATGTGAAGTGGTACATCGAGTGGAAACAATACTGGTGTTTTTACCTTATTTGGCTTCGTGgtaaaaaacactgaagttgGGGAGAAATAAATTGGGTACTCTGATAATACCCAGAATGGCCTTTTCACTGTGTAAACACTGaggattttattgattttttttacagtttttggggttttttttgtcatgatgCTATTGAAGTGTTAAATGGTTAAATATTAACCTTAGTATTATCTTAAAGTCAAAACTCTGCTGTTGTATTCAGCACAGCAGTTCTGAGAGGTTTTATGCATACAGTACAAGAGCAGGATGTGAGGGGAGAAACAGCAAACCCAGGAGTTTGAAATTTGGCAGCCAGGGTCAGAGAGTAAGTTGAGTGCTTCAGTCGTTGATCAGAGCCAGGATCATGCTGGAAAAAACAGTGGTGGCAGATGTGTTAATACAGAACTGACAGTGCACTAACAGCCAGCACTATTATACAGACAATGATCATGTGTGTCTATAGATGCTGTGACTCATACctgtacaaataaatgaagaagCAGAGCAGGTGATAGCCCAGTTTGATCATGGCCTCCTTCATGTGGGACTTGAGCTGACCCCGGTTGTGGATCTCAGTGGGGTCAAACACGCCCATATTCCCCATCGGAACCTTCACATACCTGCAGGAACAACAGGGACCAGCGGAGAGTAAAACCCAGCAGCCTCGCTTGACATGAACTCTGTGCGATATGGATCAAATCTTGGCAGTGTACCTATAAATGTTCCAGGCTGCTACAGGCAGgttgaggaggaagatgaacCAGTGCATGGAGACCAACATCAGCATAGTGGACAGACACTGGCCAACCATCTCTGGAATTACccactgaacacacaaaatatcaaacatatatacacattaaaaacagcgCTTATAGATCAGAATACTAATAAGCCTCTCTctacagcattttaaaaacagctttagcAATCAAACAGACACCGGCATGTTATACAAGAG
The sequence above is drawn from the Thunnus maccoyii chromosome 10, fThuMac1.1, whole genome shotgun sequence genome and encodes:
- the cnih4 gene encoding protein cornichon homolog 4, which produces MEAAVFILSLVDCCALIFLSVYFIITLSDLECDYINARACCSKLNKWVIPEMVGQCLSTMLMLVSMHWFIFLLNLPVAAWNIYRYVKVPMGNMGVFDPTEIHNRGQLKSHMKEAMIKLGYHLLCFFIYLYSMILALIND